In Candidatus Bathyarchaeia archaeon, a genomic segment contains:
- a CDS encoding MarR family transcriptional regulator: MFGVGKREEKRTAKNSIENQDIAKLFFDTFSDKLSSFESRLKNLVFEVERLRASGDQSKLSDLVLLERLQRTEERLGESLSWIKQLADAVPRPPTLDPAKNEMVEDEPELVRSDQQVPVNQPAALTDPSMVQPGSLNSITTPTELQVLTLLANEGPKSAPEIGRFVGRSREHTARLMKKLFDEGYVRRDQTRIPFRYSTVERVKQSFTRSEGKNQGQEIVSANQA; encoded by the coding sequence ATGTTTGGCGTCGGGAAACGAGAGGAGAAAAGAACGGCCAAGAACTCGATTGAGAACCAGGATATTGCAAAGCTCTTCTTCGACACTTTTTCAGACAAACTCAGCTCTTTTGAATCACGCTTGAAGAACCTGGTCTTTGAAGTTGAAAGGCTCAGGGCTTCGGGCGATCAGTCCAAGCTATCCGATCTTGTATTGCTGGAGCGTCTGCAGAGAACGGAAGAGCGTCTCGGCGAATCACTAAGTTGGATCAAACAGCTCGCAGATGCAGTCCCTCGTCCTCCAACGCTGGATCCGGCGAAGAACGAAATGGTTGAAGATGAGCCTGAGCTGGTAAGATCCGACCAACAGGTGCCCGTGAATCAACCTGCGGCTCTCACTGACCCTTCAATGGTACAGCCCGGCTCTTTGAACTCGATAACAACGCCAACCGAGCTTCAAGTGCTTACCCTTCTCGCCAACGAGGGCCCTAAGTCCGCACCAGAGATAGGGAGGTTTGTAGGGCGTTCCAGGGAGCATACTGCTCGTTTGATGAAGAAACTCTTTGATGAGGGATACGTTCGGCGGGACCAGACTCGAATCCCGTTTCGATACTCCACCGTAGAACGTGTCAAGCAGAGTTTCACGAGGTCTGAAGGGAAGAATCAGGGGCAAGAGATTGTTTCTGCAAATCAAGCTTGA
- the trxA gene encoding thioredoxin, whose product MNTQEAGKGKVIQVNETDFDSTVLQSDTPVFVDFYADWCGPCNMIAPTIEALSQEYEGKVKFVKINVDENQQLSMKYDIMSIPTSMLFENGTVKDSLIGAYPASIYKQRIDHALSTRRLETSTPTLRR is encoded by the coding sequence ATGAACACACAAGAAGCCGGTAAGGGAAAGGTCATTCAGGTAAACGAGACCGATTTCGATTCCACGGTTCTCCAATCAGATACTCCGGTGTTTGTCGATTTCTATGCTGACTGGTGCGGGCCCTGCAACATGATCGCCCCCACAATTGAAGCACTATCACAAGAGTACGAAGGCAAAGTCAAGTTCGTCAAGATCAACGTGGACGAGAATCAGCAACTGTCCATGAAATATGACATCATGAGTATCCCGACGAGCATGCTTTTCGAGAACGGAACCGTCAAGGACAGTCTCATAGGCGCATACCCGGCATCCATTTACAAGCAACGCATCGACCATGCACTGAGCACCAGACGCTTGGAAACAAGTACGCCGACATTGAGGCGGTAG
- a CDS encoding metalloregulator ArsR/SmtB family transcription factor has translation MKLATEEFDRISKALADPQRREILQKLVARRMNCSDVHAMFNVSQPTVSHHLKELAVAGILDKEKQGQFCFYQVKAEVLSAYVTELQRRLGLGAIAVAPRLK, from the coding sequence ATGAAGCTCGCAACAGAGGAATTTGACAGGATCAGCAAAGCGCTGGCGGACCCCCAGCGACGCGAGATACTTCAGAAACTTGTCGCAAGACGGATGAATTGTTCAGATGTTCATGCGATGTTCAATGTTTCTCAGCCGACTGTGTCCCATCATCTCAAGGAGCTGGCCGTCGCGGGCATATTGGATAAGGAGAAGCAAGGTCAATTCTGCTTCTACCAGGTTAAGGCGGAGGTCTTGTCAGCTTACGTGACGGAGTTACAGAGACGGTTGGGCCTGGGAGCGATCGCGGTTGCTCCAAGGCTGAAGTAA
- a CDS encoding MFS transporter, translating into MEQVTIQRSEDPQPGVSNLTRSRSRLILVLIIAAGFLDVIDFSIVQVALPTIRTELMISLAESQWIIGAYGLTLAGFLLLSGRAGDIYGQKKLFVFGVGLFTIASFTGGLAPSLLSLIISRAVQGVGAAISTATAFAILVTTFSEGRERNRALGIFVAVLSAGFAAGSISGGVLTAAFGWRSVLFVNVPIGIVAAVLSQKFLVNHPGRAKDRHLDLPGALSVTSGLVLLVYALTNAATDGFVSVQTILPLGLSALILAGFLAIEHRSESPLMPLVFLRRGTVFTANVLALLLTATAGGVVFILTTFLQQVSGYSALDAGLEFVPAAMIFFFVGGWGSSRLVNRFGLKPVLVTSMVLITLGSALLTQITVNSGYVGILPGMLIWSLGAAIGFPALNIAALAGTRPGEEGLASGIIGTSQRIGFPLGLAILLTIATVTDPPPVGPASQLGMLTGVVTGFQYAFFASTIISGIGLLIALRVKNVRVRTNLPIAIS; encoded by the coding sequence ATGGAACAGGTAACAATTCAGAGGAGCGAAGACCCTCAACCTGGAGTCTCCAATCTCACTAGGTCTAGATCCCGACTAATTCTTGTATTGATTATAGCCGCAGGATTCCTAGACGTTATCGACTTCTCTATTGTCCAAGTGGCACTGCCCACGATACGGACGGAACTGATGATTTCTCTCGCAGAAAGCCAGTGGATCATAGGAGCGTACGGACTCACATTGGCCGGCTTCCTCTTGCTCAGCGGTAGAGCAGGCGACATCTACGGACAAAAGAAACTCTTCGTCTTTGGCGTCGGACTGTTTACAATTGCATCGTTTACTGGAGGATTAGCCCCATCCCTTCTCTCGCTGATCATATCTAGGGCTGTTCAAGGCGTAGGCGCTGCCATCTCCACCGCTACAGCCTTCGCGATTCTAGTAACAACCTTCTCTGAGGGAAGAGAAAGAAATCGCGCACTAGGCATTTTCGTCGCAGTATTATCTGCAGGCTTCGCCGCAGGATCTATCTCCGGAGGAGTCCTCACCGCCGCGTTCGGCTGGAGGTCCGTCCTTTTCGTCAACGTCCCTATTGGCATTGTCGCGGCTGTTCTCTCCCAGAAATTTCTAGTAAATCACCCCGGACGCGCAAAAGATAGGCATCTGGATCTTCCTGGCGCTCTGTCAGTAACGAGTGGGCTTGTCTTGCTTGTGTACGCGCTGACAAACGCTGCGACCGATGGCTTCGTGTCAGTTCAGACGATTCTGCCCCTCGGACTCTCTGCCCTAATACTGGCAGGGTTTCTAGCCATAGAGCATCGTTCCGAGTCGCCGCTCATGCCACTGGTTTTCCTCCGACGCGGCACCGTATTTACCGCGAACGTCCTAGCCCTGTTACTGACAGCAACTGCCGGAGGAGTAGTCTTCATACTGACCACCTTTCTTCAGCAAGTATCAGGCTACTCTGCACTAGATGCTGGCCTTGAATTTGTTCCTGCAGCAATGATCTTCTTCTTTGTGGGAGGCTGGGGCTCATCACGACTCGTAAACCGTTTCGGGTTGAAACCCGTCTTGGTAACTTCGATGGTTCTGATCACTTTGGGTTCTGCCCTGCTAACCCAGATCACGGTCAACAGTGGCTATGTCGGCATACTACCGGGCATGCTTATCTGGTCGCTTGGGGCCGCCATTGGATTTCCCGCACTGAACATCGCTGCGCTCGCAGGAACGAGGCCGGGAGAAGAAGGCCTTGCTTCCGGAATAATCGGTACTTCTCAACGCATAGGCTTTCCACTCGGACTCGCGATTCTGCTTACCATTGCAACTGTTACGGACCCCCCGCCGGTTGGACCCGCGAGCCAGCTAGGCATGTTGACAGGGGTCGTGACGGGATTCCAATACGCCTTCTTCGCCTCCACAATAATTAGCGGGATCGGACTCTTGATTGCCCTGCGCGTCAAGAACGTTAGGGTGAGAACTAATCTACCGATCGCGATCAGCTAA
- a CDS encoding plastocyanin/azurin family copper-binding protein, whose translation MSSPTRSLSFIVTAAGLTYFILFASVQIVTDWISGNVPFYDYIHIPFMILFALSILATWAKPKVGYIMGVISGVVGIAVLSPFTFVKGVSSPADFGLFFYAITIFPIMLAAALYSLMAFMDLRKSSRPISLNRMYLRRLIIILILGFMIGGVTVGSLAAGTENPLLASASSNADITIPRGAAVQGNTAYSPGNFTVSAGKTVIWVNKDTTVHTVTSVSGSFDSLNLNPGQTYGHAFAQSGVYKYYCTLHPWMKGNVTVTP comes from the coding sequence TTGTCCTCGCCCACGCGCTCTCTGAGCTTCATTGTAACAGCCGCGGGCTTGACCTATTTCATTCTGTTCGCATCGGTTCAGATAGTTACCGACTGGATTAGTGGCAACGTACCATTCTACGACTACATTCACATACCGTTCATGATTCTCTTCGCTCTCTCTATCTTGGCGACTTGGGCCAAGCCAAAGGTCGGCTACATCATGGGAGTGATATCTGGCGTTGTGGGTATTGCTGTGCTTTCTCCTTTTACCTTCGTTAAGGGTGTTTCAAGCCCAGCAGACTTTGGTCTCTTTTTCTATGCGATTACGATTTTTCCGATTATGCTGGCCGCAGCGTTGTATTCGCTGATGGCCTTCATGGATCTGAGAAAGTCGAGTAGGCCGATTTCTTTGAATCGTATGTACTTGCGACGACTCATCATCATCTTGATCCTCGGTTTCATGATTGGTGGCGTGACTGTTGGCTCATTGGCCGCGGGGACGGAAAACCCGCTTCTCGCGTCAGCAAGCAGTAATGCTGACATCACGATTCCTCGCGGAGCAGCGGTCCAGGGCAACACTGCCTACAGTCCAGGTAACTTCACTGTCTCAGCAGGAAAGACTGTAATCTGGGTGAACAAGGACACAACTGTGCATACCGTAACTAGCGTGAGTGGATCATTTGATTCCTTGAACCTCAACCCGGGACAAACATATGGCCACGCGTTCGCTCAAAGTGGCGTTTACAAGTACTATTGCACGCTTCATCCGTGGATGAAGGGAAATGTCACGGTCACTCCCTAA
- a CDS encoding lamin tail domain-containing protein, protein MKTTSRVIIEHINHNPPGKDTFDKLNEEFVVLQNEGTEEVTLAGWTLTDETATGARKHVYKFPQAISLSSREKAYVHTGPGKDSFDRGNPSKWTLHWGRHSFVWNNEGDTATLFDAEGNKVDSLEVVTIKVT, encoded by the coding sequence GTGAAGACAACAAGCCGAGTTATCATAGAGCACATTAATCACAATCCACCCGGAAAAGACACTTTTGACAAACTAAACGAGGAGTTTGTCGTCCTTCAAAACGAAGGAACCGAAGAAGTCACCCTCGCAGGCTGGACTTTGACGGACGAGACCGCGACCGGCGCGAGAAAGCACGTGTACAAATTTCCCCAAGCAATCTCCCTCTCTTCACGGGAGAAAGCCTACGTTCACACAGGACCGGGCAAGGACTCGTTCGATCGGGGAAATCCGTCAAAATGGACACTTCACTGGGGAAGACATAGTTTTGTCTGGAACAATGAAGGGGATACGGCAACACTTTTCGACGCTGAAGGAAACAAAGTAGACTCACTCGAAGTAGTCACTATCAAAGTGACTTAG
- a CDS encoding alpha/beta hydrolase: protein MKQETRFCTTPDNVRIAYAITGKGPPLVKAANYLSHLEFDWQSPVWRHFLDALSTDSTLIRYDERGCGLSDWDPHDFSFDAWVRDLETVVDATGIEQFPLLGISQGGAVAIEYAVRHPERVTQLVVYGGYARGWGYRGSSETIAERRATITLIKHGWGRDDPAIRQYFTSKFIPDGTMEQMRWFNDLQRASCSPENAVRFQEVFGTVDVSMDLPKVKAPTLVIHSRGDASVPFEEGRLVAAGIPNSRLVALETRNHLLLGSDPAWHKFVSEVRSFLGKKELVSTVDDKPRKKTGLGISGWIKGPET from the coding sequence GTGAAACAGGAGACCCGGTTCTGTACAACACCCGATAATGTACGCATCGCTTACGCCATAACTGGCAAAGGACCGCCACTAGTCAAGGCTGCCAACTATCTCAGCCACTTGGAGTTCGACTGGCAAAGCCCTGTGTGGCGCCACTTTCTCGATGCTCTATCAACAGATAGCACGCTTATCAGATATGATGAGAGAGGATGCGGCCTATCCGACTGGGACCCTCATGACTTCTCATTCGACGCGTGGGTCCGAGATCTAGAAACAGTCGTCGACGCAACCGGCATAGAACAATTTCCACTGCTAGGAATTTCGCAAGGTGGAGCAGTTGCTATCGAATACGCAGTCCGCCATCCAGAGAGAGTGACCCAGCTCGTAGTGTATGGAGGATATGCGAGAGGATGGGGCTATCGGGGATCGAGCGAGACAATCGCAGAGCGCCGTGCGACGATCACCCTGATCAAACATGGCTGGGGCCGTGACGATCCCGCTATTCGTCAGTATTTCACCTCCAAGTTCATTCCCGACGGCACGATGGAACAGATGCGATGGTTCAACGACCTCCAGCGAGCCTCTTGCTCTCCTGAGAACGCGGTCCGATTCCAAGAAGTGTTCGGCACGGTTGATGTGTCCATGGACCTTCCCAAGGTCAAGGCTCCGACGCTAGTAATCCATTCTCGAGGAGACGCATCTGTCCCATTTGAAGAGGGGCGGCTTGTAGCAGCGGGTATCCCGAACTCCCGTTTGGTTGCACTCGAAACCAGAAACCATCTCCTGTTGGGAAGCGACCCTGCCTGGCACAAGTTCGTGTCCGAAGTGAGAAGCTTTCTCGGAAAGAAGGAGCTTGTCTCAACTGTGGATGATAAGCCTCGGAAGAAGACTGGACTCGGAATCTCGGGTTGGATCAAGGGACCTGAAACATAA
- a CDS encoding DUF1634 domain-containing protein: MNLRDPNSMNSILGIVLRSGVVLSGTIIAIGTALFIANHSLDVTSAYLVYNPGVIPHGNFPVSLTSIASGLLSLDPSSIIQFGFLVLLATPVARVALSLFLFAAEKDRMFVYLTATVLAILLFSMLATPLIPLFSG, encoded by the coding sequence TTGAATCTGAGAGATCCTAATTCGATGAACAGCATCCTCGGAATAGTCTTGAGATCCGGTGTCGTTCTCTCCGGCACCATAATCGCAATCGGAACGGCACTATTCATCGCGAACCATTCCCTCGATGTCACGTCAGCGTATCTTGTCTACAATCCAGGCGTGATTCCTCACGGCAACTTCCCGGTCAGCCTTACCAGTATAGCCTCAGGACTCCTATCTCTCGATCCCTCGTCAATAATTCAATTCGGTTTCCTCGTATTGCTGGCGACACCTGTCGCTAGAGTCGCGCTTTCCCTGTTCCTTTTCGCGGCTGAGAAGGACCGGATGTTTGTCTACTTGACAGCAACTGTATTAGCGATTCTACTCTTCAGCATGTTGGCAACGCCTCTCATTCCACTGTTCAGCGGCTGA
- a CDS encoding sulfite exporter TauE/SafE family protein, giving the protein MIVLEFFLILLVVSIAAGALGSIVGIGGGLIVIPILTLFLGVDIHYAIGASIVSIIATSSGAAATYVKDRITNLRIGMFLETATTTGAIIGAAIAAYLSATILEAVFGTILIISLVPLVRKIGQEYPPKQQFEGLAKKLNLRGDYIERDGTKIEYNAANPGKGLAGMIVAGLISGLLGIGSGTFKVLSMDLTMRLPMKVSTTTSNFMIGVTAAASAGIYFARGDVNPLITAPVALGILVGASAGTHLLVKAKNTAVRKIFAIVLAASAIEMIIRALGF; this is encoded by the coding sequence ATGATCGTGCTCGAATTCTTCCTGATCCTCCTCGTCGTCTCAATAGCAGCCGGCGCTCTGGGTTCCATTGTTGGAATCGGTGGAGGCCTGATCGTCATACCGATCCTCACCCTCTTCCTAGGTGTTGACATCCACTACGCCATCGGCGCCAGCATCGTATCTATAATCGCAACCTCCAGCGGCGCCGCAGCCACGTACGTTAAGGACCGGATTACAAACTTGAGAATCGGCATGTTCCTTGAAACAGCCACGACCACAGGGGCCATAATCGGCGCGGCAATAGCCGCATACCTCAGCGCCACGATACTCGAAGCCGTATTCGGAACCATCCTCATCATCTCACTCGTTCCCCTCGTACGCAAGATCGGCCAGGAATATCCCCCGAAACAGCAATTCGAAGGACTTGCAAAGAAACTAAATCTTCGAGGCGACTACATCGAGCGTGATGGTACGAAGATCGAGTACAACGCTGCAAACCCTGGAAAAGGTCTCGCGGGCATGATCGTAGCCGGACTCATCTCAGGACTCCTCGGAATAGGAAGCGGGACTTTCAAGGTTCTCTCCATGGATCTCACGATGAGGCTTCCGATGAAGGTCTCTACGACAACCTCCAACTTCATGATCGGTGTCACCGCAGCCGCTAGTGCGGGAATTTACTTCGCGCGGGGAGACGTGAACCCGCTGATAACGGCGCCAGTCGCCCTAGGCATACTCGTCGGAGCATCCGCTGGAACACATCTTCTGGTGAAGGCCAAGAACACGGCGGTCAGAAAGATCTTCGCAATCGTCCTCGCAGCCTCAGCCATCGAAATGATCATCCGAGCACTAGGATTCTGA
- a CDS encoding tetratricopeptide repeat protein, whose product MFVIEAAGGSKRKTQLPDFDNLWDYDHPGGTERKFRELLPAALDSLDLTYLSQLLTQIARTEGLQRKFQDAHKTLDRVQKALDKTDDKTRVRYLLERGRVLNSSRKHDEARPLFLEALDLAQKSKDDFNTVDAAHMMAIVEPTEKQLQWNLKALGIAENSAEEKARKWRGSLYNNIGWTYFEQQQYEEALLMFEKALEFRKQEGDPSKVMIANWCVAKVLRMMDHTEEALEMQRNLFEQNQAAGKKSGYVYEEIAECLLILGQEQEARGWFAAAYEELSQDPRLANEQERLNRLKELGKVGRPEPHGTFNG is encoded by the coding sequence ATGTTCGTGATCGAGGCAGCAGGTGGAAGCAAGCGAAAGACCCAGCTTCCAGACTTTGACAACCTCTGGGATTATGATCATCCCGGTGGGACCGAGAGAAAGTTTCGTGAACTTCTTCCCGCGGCCTTAGACTCACTAGACCTCACATATCTTTCACAACTTCTCACCCAGATAGCAAGAACAGAGGGCCTACAGCGAAAATTCCAAGATGCTCACAAGACGCTGGATCGCGTCCAAAAGGCCCTAGACAAGACAGATGACAAGACGAGGGTCCGGTATCTACTTGAACGTGGAAGAGTATTGAATTCGTCGAGGAAGCATGATGAAGCGCGGCCGCTATTTCTCGAAGCGCTGGATCTCGCTCAAAAGTCCAAAGACGACTTCAACACCGTTGACGCGGCTCACATGATGGCGATAGTCGAGCCAACGGAGAAACAGTTGCAATGGAACCTGAAGGCCCTAGGCATTGCTGAGAACTCAGCGGAAGAAAAGGCGAGAAAATGGAGGGGCAGTCTCTACAACAACATAGGCTGGACCTACTTCGAGCAACAACAGTACGAAGAGGCATTGCTCATGTTCGAGAAAGCATTGGAGTTCCGAAAACAAGAGGGCGACCCAAGCAAAGTCATGATCGCAAACTGGTGTGTTGCCAAGGTTCTCCGGATGATGGATCATACAGAGGAGGCATTGGAAATGCAGCGAAACCTGTTTGAACAAAATCAGGCCGCTGGAAAGAAGAGCGGATACGTCTACGAGGAGATCGCCGAATGCTTGCTGATCTTGGGTCAAGAACAAGAGGCTCGGGGATGGTTCGCGGCCGCGTATGAGGAGCTTTCACAGGATCCCAGGCTCGCAAACGAACAAGAAAGGCTGAATCGACTCAAGGAGTTAGGAAAAGTTGGCAGGCCGGAACCACATGGAACCTTCAATGGATAA